The sequence GCCTGATTATCGGCGTTTGGCGATTGTTGCCGTTACTTTCCTGAGTTTCACGAACGTCCAATGGAATCGCCATATGTCCCTAACACTACCACCTCCGTCGGAAAACACTGAGGGATTGTCCGATTGTCGACTCGGGCCGGAGTACCGCTCGAATTCGTCACCGGTGTGTCAAAACGTTCGCCCGCCGTCGTCATTTCAATCCACCTCGAAGGACAACTATCTTGACCTGGCGCTCCTAACGAAACCCGTTCGGAGTCGCCGGACCGAGACACGTCATGAGTCACGAACGCCAGAGCCAGTTCACGGAGAGCGTCGAGATGTACCTCAAGGAGATTTACTTGCTCACCCGCGACGACGAGTCGGCCAAGACGGGAGCGATCGCCGACGCACTCGGGGTGTCACCGCCGAGTGTCAGCGACCGACTCGACCACCTCGAAGAGGGTGGGCTCGTCGAACACGAGAAACGGCGCGGGACGACGCTCACGGACGACGGGGAGGAGGCGGCTCGACGTCTCCTCCGAAAGCACTGTCGTATCGAACGATTCCTCGTCGAGCAGTTGAACGTCACCGAGGAATTTCACGAGGAGGCCTGTCGAATGGAACACGCGATGAGCGATGACGTGGCCCGACGCCTCGATGCCTTCGTCGACCTGCCCCCGGAGTGCCCGGACTGCTACGACCACGAAGCCCAGCACTGTTCTCGCCTGTTCGAGGACTAGCGACGGCCGGTATCGTACTTGTACGTCGCCGACTCGGTGTCGATACCGAAGTCCTCCGTGGCGGCTTCCTCGCGTCTCTCGTCGTCGGCGAATCGACGTCGGAGCCGCCTCGGCATCGAAAACTCGTCGACGCCCACCCGGAGGGCGACCGCGTTCGGGTCGGACGACTCCCGAACCGTCTCGAGTCGGTCTCGCTCCGAGGCCGCCAGCGAGGCGTCGCTCACCTCCTCGAATCCGAACTGCTTCAGATAGCCGGTCTTCGAGGTGAACACGACCACACGGTCGAAGCCCTGATCGCGACCGAGTTCGACCAGTCGCTCGAGGATGTGGGCCCCCACGCCCTGCCCGCGCCAGTCCTCGAGTACGCCCACACACGTCACCTCGCAGACGGGTGGATCACTCGAATGAACGCGGATGCGGCCGAATCCGACCTTGCGTCCCGCCTCCTCGTCGATCGCGATGACGTAGTCGCGGGAGCGAAACGCCGGATCCTCGAAGCCGAAGGCCTCGAGTTGATCGAGCAACCACACCTCCTCTCGGTTTTTCGCATCCCGGACGTGCATACGCGGTCGAAGGACGCGGGGGCGGATAAGGGTTTGCGCGTCGCGGATCGGGGTCGAAACGATGGGCCCGGACCGCCACGACCCATCACCCGCCGCGTCGAATCGTGGCTGCTCCCGCGCTCCAGACCAGGCCGGCACCGAGAAGTCCGACCGCGCCCGCCGCCCAGAAAACTGGGGTGTAACTGCCGACTGTCTCGAAGAGCAGGCCCGCCAGTACAGGTGCGCTCAGACCGCTGACGGCGAACGCCACGGACGCGAGCCCGAAGACGGTTCCCAGGTTCTCGGCGCCGAACAGTTCGGCGACGAGCGGGGACAGCAGGGCGCCGGCACCTCCGTAGCCGATACCGAAGACGACCGTCAGCGCGAAAAAAACGGGACGACCATCGACCAGGGTCAACGCTGGCACGGCCAGGGCGATGAGCGCCGCCGAAACGACGAAGGTCCGGACCCGCCCCAGGCGGTCGGAGGCCGATCCGACGCCGATCCGCGCCAGGCTCGTCGTCACGCCGATGAGGCTGATGGCGGCGACACCGGTACCAGTCGGCAGCGACGCCTCGGTCGCGAATCGAACCACGTGGTTCATCAGAACGTAAAGCGGCGTCCAGACGAACAGCCAGCCGATCAGTATCCCGAGAAACGCTCGCGAGGTGGCGATATCGGAGACGGCCCTGACCTGCTCGCGCAGCGGGGTGCGGGTCACAGCGGGCGGTTCCCCGTACGGAAACTCGTGCTCGGTGTTCTCGCCGATCTCCTGTGGGCTATCGGCCAGGAGATAGGTCGCGGCGAGCAATACCGACCCCGCGCCGATCCCGAGCCAGAGGTATGCGCCGCGCCAGCCGAGCCGTTCGACGAGCCACGCGGCCACGGGCGGGATCACGAGCAGCCCGATGCCCAGTCCGGAACTGGCAAAGCCGGTCGCGAGCCCCCGATGTCTGTCGAACCACCGCGGCACGGCGGTATACGCGACGACGTAGAGCAGACTCATTCCCAGGCCGGTCACGACGCCGTACCAGCCGAGCAAGACCACAAATCGCTGTGCGACACTCGCGCCGACGAGCCCGCCGACAACGAGGACGGTCGCGAGGAGTGCCGACCGGCGGGCACCGACGGTGTCGACGACCGTGCCGCCCGGGACAGAGCCGGTGTAGAGGACGAACGTCTGGACGCCGAACACGAGTGAGACCGTCCCGCTTCCGACCGGAAATGCTTCCAGCAGCGGGTCGAGAAAGACGGCGAACGAGAACGACAGGCCGAAGAGGACGGTCGCGGCGCCGAACCCGGCGGTGGCGACGACCCACCCGTAGTACACGTCCGCGTTCAGCAGCCGCTTTCGCACCACAGCACCCAGTTCAGCGAGGACGATGAAAAACCCTGCCCGTCCCGCTCAATCGTGGTGTGGCGGTCGGGTCGGTGCGTCGAGCACCCGGTTTTCGGGCGGGTCCGTCGTGCCGACCGCCACTGTACCGGTCTGGTCGTCGTCGGGAAGCAGGATCGTCGCACCCGCAACCAGGGGTGCCAGTACGCCCGCCACGAGTGTCGGCGAATCCTCCAGCGAGCCACGGACGGCGACCACGTCGTCCGATGACAGGTCGGCGGCGACGTCCCGGGCAGCTCGCAGGGCGGCTTCCTGGGACCATTCCCCGACCAGCGTCGTGTCACCCGCGACGTCGGTCTCCGGGAAGAACGGGTTTTCACTCCAGATCTCGCGCTCGAAGTACGCCCACGTCGGATCCTCCGGTTTCCGACCGTAGGCGATGCGCTTACACCCCCCCTGGACCTCGTAGTCGTCCACCTTCTCTGTGGGGCCGAACAGGACTGCGTCTTCCACGGCTCCGTCGGGGGCGAAGCGGACGTGGCCGCCGAGCAGTCCGGCGCCGAGGACTCCGAAGATGGTTTCGGGCGCGGCATCGGTCAGGATGGAGACGGTCGCGTGCGGGCCGACGCCGTTGTAGCGCAGGTAGTTTCCAGTCTTGAACGCGGTGGCGCGAAATCGGTGATACTCGTATCGTCGTCTCCCGTGTCGCAGTGCCAGATCGTCGTCGGGATGCGGAAGATCGAGGAGATCGCCAACGGTGTTCATGCTACCCGATGCGTGATCCAGCGAAAAACCGCTTGCCATCTCGACGCCCGACCTTTCCCCGCTCAAAGGGTGTTCTTGATGCGCTCGAAGAAGCCGTCTTCGACGTCGACGGACTCGCCACCGGCCTTTGCGAACTGCTCGAGAGCCTCTCGCTGTTCGTCGCTGAGCGATTCCGGCGTGACGATCTGGACGTCGACATAGAGGTCCCCGTAGCCATGGCCGCGAAGCCGCGGCATGCCCTTGCCACGGAGCCGAAAGGTTTCGCCGCTCTGGGTGCCTGCGGGAACCTCGAACTCGGCCCCGCCGTCCAGCGTCGGCACCGTGATGGTGTCACCGAAGACGGCCTGCGGGAAGGATATCGGCTGCCGTCGTCGGAGGTCGTTGCCATCACGCTCGAAGTCAGGATGGTCCTCGACTGATACCTTGATGAGGAGGTCGCCGTCCGGAGCGCCCCGATCGCCGGGCGCGCCTTCGCGTTCCATCCGGAGGGTCTGTCCGCTGCGGATGCCGGCCGGGACGTCAACGGAAAGCGTCGCCTCGCGGCGAATCGTTCCCTGGCCCCCGCACGTCGAACACGTCTCCTCGTAGAGTTCCCCGTCACCGCCACAACGCGGGCAGGTCCCGGTCTGTTGGACCCTGCCGAACGGGGTCTGCTTGACCTGTCGGACCTTTCCGCGCCCCTCACACTCCGGACAGGTTCGGGGGTCAGCGTCTGGGGGATGCCCGGTGCCGTTACAGTCCTCACAGCGTTCCGGACGCCGGATGGTGACCTGCTTGGTAACACCCTCGTAGGCCTCTTCGAGGTCGATGCTGAGGTTCGTCCGGAGGTCCTGTCCTTTCGAGGGACGCGACCCGCCGCGGCCGCCACCGAAGAACTGATCGAAAATGTCTCCGACGCCGCCCATGCCGCCACCGCCGGCGGCACCGCCAAATGGGTTCCCCCGTCTGGCGCCACCCTGGTCAGTGGCGCCCTGTTTGTCGGCTTCGACGAACCGTTCGTGCCCGAGCTGGTCGTACATCTGACGCTTCTCGTCGTCCGTGAGGACCTCCTTTGCCTTCTGGAGTTTCTTGAACGTCTCCTCGGCGTCGGGATCGTCGCTCACGTCCGGGTGATTTTTGGCGGCCTTCTTCCGGAAGGCTCGGTTGATCTCGTCCTCGTCCGCGTCCCGGCTTACGCCGAGTACGTCGTAGAAGTCCTCGGGCATCAGTGGTGGCTATGGATGTGGGTTATGCCTCGTCCTCGTCGCCGTCCTCAGACTGCGTCTGACCGGCTGACGAGCTCTCCTCGTCGACGTCCTCGAAGTCGGCATCGACGTACTCTTCGCCCGCGTCGGCGTCGGCCGCTCCCGCGCCAGGCCCGGCACCGGCCGCTCCGGGGCCCGCACCTGCCGCGCCGGGTCCTGCGCCCGCGGCGCCCTGCTGGGCCGCCTGCTGCTGGTAGGCCTGTTTGCCGATCTCCTGGAGTTGCTCGGAGAGTTCCTCCGTCGCCTCCTGGATGGTCTCGAGGTCGGCGTCCTCGTCCTCGAGAACTTCACGAACCGTCTCGATCTCGACCTCGATATCCTCGCGGAGGTCGTCGTCGACCATGTCCTCGTTCTCGTCGAGGAGCCGTTCGGCGCGCGTGATGGCGCCCTCGGCTTCGTTGCGCGCCTCGATGCGCTCGCGGCGTTTCTCGTCCTCCTCGGCGTGCTCTTCGGCCTCCTGTTTCATCTCCTCGATCTCCTCGTCGTCGAGGCCGACGCCACCCTCGATGGTGATATCTTCGCTGTTTCCGGAGCCCTGGTCCTCGGCCTCGACGTTCACGATCCCGTCGGCGTCGATGTTGAACGAGACCTCGATCTGCGGGGTCCCGGCCGGTGCAGGCGGGATGCCGGTGAGCATAAACTCACCGAGCAGCTCGTTCTCCTCGGCGATCTCCCGCTCGCCCTGGAAGATGCGAATCTGGACTGAGGTCTGGTTGTCGGCCGCCGTCGTGAAAACCTTCGATTCCTCGGTCGGAATGGTCGTGTTCTTCTCGATGAGCCGCTCGAAAAGGCCGCCCTTGACCTCGAGACCCAGCGAGAGCGGAGTGACGTCGAGGAGAACGATGTCGTCGACGTCGCCAGCGAGGACGCCGCCCTGGATGGCCGCGCCCAGGGCCACCGCC is a genomic window of Halanaeroarchaeum sulfurireducens containing:
- a CDS encoding metal-dependent transcriptional regulator — protein: MSHERQSQFTESVEMYLKEIYLLTRDDESAKTGAIADALGVSPPSVSDRLDHLEEGGLVEHEKRRGTTLTDDGEEAARRLLRKHCRIERFLVEQLNVTEEFHEEACRMEHAMSDDVARRLDAFVDLPPECPDCYDHEAQHCSRLFED
- a CDS encoding GNAT family N-acetyltransferase; its protein translation is MHVRDAKNREEVWLLDQLEAFGFEDPAFRSRDYVIAIDEEAGRKVGFGRIRVHSSDPPVCEVTCVGVLEDWRGQGVGAHILERLVELGRDQGFDRVVVFTSKTGYLKQFGFEEVSDASLAASERDRLETVRESSDPNAVALRVGVDEFSMPRRLRRRFADDERREEAATEDFGIDTESATYKYDTGRR
- a CDS encoding MFS transporter gives rise to the protein MRKRLLNADVYYGWVVATAGFGAATVLFGLSFSFAVFLDPLLEAFPVGSGTVSLVFGVQTFVLYTGSVPGGTVVDTVGARRSALLATVLVVGGLVGASVAQRFVVLLGWYGVVTGLGMSLLYVVAYTAVPRWFDRHRGLATGFASSGLGIGLLVIPPVAAWLVERLGWRGAYLWLGIGAGSVLLAATYLLADSPQEIGENTEHEFPYGEPPAVTRTPLREQVRAVSDIATSRAFLGILIGWLFVWTPLYVLMNHVVRFATEASLPTGTGVAAISLIGVTTSLARIGVGSASDRLGRVRTFVVSAALIALAVPALTLVDGRPVFFALTVVFGIGYGGAGALLSPLVAELFGAENLGTVFGLASVAFAVSGLSAPVLAGLLFETVGSYTPVFWAAGAVGLLGAGLVWSAGAATIRRGG
- the dnaJ gene encoding molecular chaperone DnaJ; protein product: MPEDFYDVLGVSRDADEDEINRAFRKKAAKNHPDVSDDPDAEETFKKLQKAKEVLTDDEKRQMYDQLGHERFVEADKQGATDQGGARRGNPFGGAAGGGGMGGVGDIFDQFFGGGRGGSRPSKGQDLRTNLSIDLEEAYEGVTKQVTIRRPERCEDCNGTGHPPDADPRTCPECEGRGKVRQVKQTPFGRVQQTGTCPRCGGDGELYEETCSTCGGQGTIRREATLSVDVPAGIRSGQTLRMEREGAPGDRGAPDGDLLIKVSVEDHPDFERDGNDLRRRQPISFPQAVFGDTITVPTLDGGAEFEVPAGTQSGETFRLRGKGMPRLRGHGYGDLYVDVQIVTPESLSDEQREALEQFAKAGGESVDVEDGFFERIKNTL